One part of the Glycine soja cultivar W05 chromosome 11, ASM419377v2, whole genome shotgun sequence genome encodes these proteins:
- the LOC114374028 gene encoding elicitor-responsive protein 1-like — MSSITGIQGQPLEVTVVSCSKLKDTEWISRQDPYVCVEYGSTKFRTRTCTDGGKNPVFQEKFIFPLIEGLRELNVLVWNSNTLTFDDFIGSGKIQLHKVLSQGFDDSAWPLQTKTGRYAGEVKVILHYAIANQRHKLVSGHAPSAPPYVATATPPVPSSYSTSYPPPPSATSYPPPPSPPSATPYHTTGSYSYPPPPPPPTAYPPYSSHSSPYPPSSYPPQPSSYPPPPPPSSYPPASAYPYPPPAGYPSGIYPPPPY, encoded by the exons ATGTCGTCGATAACGGGCATCCAGGGGCAACCTCTTGAGGTTACGG TGGTTTCGTGCTCCAAGTTGAAGGACACAGAATGGATTTCAAGACAAGATCCGTACGTTTGTGTTGAGTATGGCAGCACAAAGTTCCGAACCAGAACCTGCACAG ACGGCGGAAAAAACCCGGTATTCCAAGAGAAGTTCATCTTTCCCCTCATTGAAGGCCTTCGGGAGCTCAATGTCCTTGTTTGGAACAGCAATACTCTCACCTTCGACGATTTTATAGGAAGCGGAAA GATTCAATTGCACAAGGTTCTCTCTCAAGGCTTCGATGACTCTGCTTGGCCACTTCAGACCAAAACTGGCAG ATACGCTGGTGAAGTAAAAGTCATATTGCATTACGCAATTGCAAATCAAAGG CATAAATTAGTGTCAGGCCATGCTCCATCAGCACCTCCGTATGTGGCAACAGCAACTCCTCCCGTCCCTTCTTCATATTCTACTTCATACCCGCCACCTCCTTCTGCTACTTCCtacccaccaccaccatcacctcCCTCTGCAACTCCTTACCATACAACTGGATCTTATTCTTACCCACCGCCGCCGCCACCTCCTACAGCTTACCCTCCCTATTCCTCACATTCATCTCCCTATCCACCATCATCATACCCCCCACAGCCCTCCTCgtatcctcctcctcctcccccATCATCATATCCCCCTGCTTCAGCTTATCCATATCCACCACCTGCAGGCTATCCTTCtg GAATATACCCTCCACCACCTTACTGA
- the LOC114377307 gene encoding cyclase-like protein 2, whose translation MKMKKKMNCYWWHALIMSGCVLGLCVGIGGCVCVVENENGRIIIDISHRYQPDMPAWESKDSLGQFLWLTRSMANGSLANFSQFKLPAHSGTHVDAPGHVFDHYFHSGFDVDSLDLLLLNGPALLVDVPRDTNISAGVMKSLNIPRGVRRVLFRTLNTYRRLMYQKEFDTSYVGFTEDGANWLVENTDIKLVGIDYLSVAAYDHLIPAHLVFLKGREIILVEGLKLDDVAAGIYTVHCLPLRLAGAEGSPIRCILIK comes from the exons atgaagatgaagaagaagatgaattgCTACTGGTGGCATGCCCTGATAATGAGTGGTTGTGTGTTGGGCTTGTGCGTGGGCATAGGAGGTTGTGTATGTGTGGTGGAGAACGAGAATGGAAGAATCATCATTGATATTAGTCACAGGTACCAGCCTGATATGCCTGCCTGGGAATCCAAGGATAGCCTTGGGCAGTTTTTGTGGCTTACAAGAAGCATGGCCAATGGTTCTCTGGCtaacttctcccaattcaagcTCCCCGCTCACAGCGGCACCCATGTCGATGCTCCCGGACATGTTTTCGATCACTATTTCCATTCTGGCTTTGATGTCGACTCTCTCGATTTACTACTCCTTAATG GCCCTGCACTATTAGTTGATGTTCCAAGAGATACAAACATCAGTG CTGGTGTTATGAAGTCATTGAATATTCCGAGGGGCGTACGTCGTGTGCTCTTCCGAACATTAAATACTTACAG gcgGCTTATGTATCAGAAGGAATTTGACACAAGCTATGTGGGATTCACAGAAGATGGAGCAAATTGGCTAGTGGAGAACACTGACATTAAGCTTGTGG GAATAGATTATCTATCTGTTGCTGCTTACGACCACTTGATTCCAGCTCACCTTGTTTTTCTGAAAGGCAGG GAAATCATTCTCGTGGAAGGCCTGAAGCTTGATGATGTGGCAGCAGGAATATATACGGTCCATTGCTTACCTCTTAGGTTGGCTGGTGCTGAGGGATCACCCATAAGATGCATTCTCATCAAATAA